One window of Methanogenium organophilum genomic DNA carries:
- a CDS encoding phosphoglycerate kinase: MKFATLTETETAGKTVLLRVDFNSPIDPASNIILDDKRFREHAPTVQALSDAKCVVLTHQSRPGKKDFTTLEAHAARLERLIGRPVTYIDDIFGRCARGAVEEMEPGDVLMLENVRFSAEENLKMSGEDALGTHLVRNLATMADIYVNDAFGTAHRSQPTIVGLPRAMPAVAGLLMEKEIATLSRVFSGGPRPVTFILGGTKVDDSLDVAANVLSGGIADRVIAVGVVANVFFKAQGIRIGAPSEDLLSTLGYLSEVEKAKDILAKYGDRVILPETVAIRNGDSRDECPVTAIPDLPVLDCGLSSIGPLTDIIRESGTVVLNGPAGVFEDPLFATGTNEILRAASAAEFSVVGGGHTAAVIESMGIDQKFSHISTGGGACIEFLTGKTLPAIEALGESKARFW; the protein is encoded by the coding sequence ATGAAATTCGCAACGCTCACTGAAACGGAAACTGCCGGAAAAACCGTACTTCTGCGTGTCGATTTTAACTCCCCCATTGATCCCGCATCCAATATTATCCTCGACGACAAGAGGTTCCGCGAACATGCACCGACGGTGCAGGCGCTCTCCGATGCGAAATGCGTGGTCCTCACCCACCAGTCCCGGCCGGGGAAGAAGGACTTCACTACACTGGAGGCCCACGCCGCACGGCTGGAGCGTCTCATCGGGCGCCCGGTCACCTACATCGACGACATCTTCGGACGCTGTGCCCGTGGGGCGGTTGAAGAGATGGAGCCGGGCGATGTCCTGATGCTCGAGAATGTCCGGTTCAGTGCTGAAGAGAACCTGAAGATGTCCGGTGAGGATGCCCTCGGGACCCATCTGGTGCGTAATCTTGCTACAATGGCAGATATCTACGTAAACGACGCATTCGGCACCGCTCACCGGTCGCAGCCGACCATAGTTGGTCTCCCGCGGGCAATGCCTGCAGTGGCAGGGCTTCTCATGGAAAAGGAGATCGCGACCCTCTCCCGTGTCTTCTCCGGTGGACCCCGTCCGGTGACCTTTATTCTCGGCGGAACCAAGGTGGACGATTCCCTTGATGTTGCGGCAAATGTCCTCTCCGGCGGCATCGCAGACCGGGTTATCGCAGTTGGTGTGGTGGCAAACGTCTTTTTCAAGGCACAGGGAATCCGTATCGGAGCACCGTCAGAAGACCTCCTTTCAACCCTGGGATACCTCTCAGAGGTGGAGAAGGCAAAAGATATTCTCGCGAAATACGGCGACCGTGTCATCCTGCCGGAGACGGTCGCCATCCGGAACGGTGATTCCCGTGATGAGTGTCCGGTAACAGCTATCCCTGACCTGCCGGTTCTCGACTGCGGTCTCTCATCCATCGGTCCCTTAACAGACATCATTCGTGAATCCGGCACGGTGGTCCTGAACGGCCCTGCCGGTGTCTTTGAAGATCCCCTCTTTGCGACCGGCACAAATGAGATCCTCCGGGCCGCATCCGCTGCGGAATTCTCGGTCGTGGGTGGGGGACACACGGCGGCGGTCATTGAATCGATGGGGATTGATCAGAAATTCTCCCATATCTCCACCGGCGGCGGTGCCTGTATCGAGTTTCTGACCGGCAAGACCCTTCCTGCAATCGAAGCCCTGGGAGAGTCAAAGGCCCGTTTCTGGTAA
- a CDS encoding 4Fe-4S binding protein — protein sequence MNTDLEQKVRARCREMEIPLVGFADVSRWEDSSVNPDMPEAFYPRSIWPECVSVLVIGLPVHLPALETTPSIWYHEEYRTVNALLDQYTYRLAEFLNRHGYPSVSVPRDGYGHVSVLEDNPVAFFSHRHAAYFAGLGNFGINNMLLTPQYGPRVRFGSVLTAAPLPPDPLIEEMLCTRCMQCVNECPVQALNEEDYPEGLTEKATCAKYSQRLARDYRAPCGVCIKVCPVGDDRIHYHREDTGIYREKAGTEQYRQAWEHVRRYGVK from the coding sequence ATGAATACTGATTTGGAACAGAAGGTGCGGGCACGGTGCCGGGAGATGGAGATCCCTCTGGTTGGCTTCGCTGATGTCTCCCGGTGGGAAGACTCCTCTGTTAATCCCGACATGCCGGAGGCATTCTATCCCCGGTCGATATGGCCGGAATGCGTATCTGTGCTGGTAATCGGTCTCCCTGTCCATCTCCCCGCCCTCGAAACCACTCCCTCGATCTGGTACCACGAGGAGTACCGGACGGTAAATGCCCTCCTTGACCAGTATACCTACCGGCTGGCAGAATTCCTGAACCGGCACGGGTATCCGTCTGTCTCCGTGCCCCGTGACGGGTACGGGCATGTGAGCGTCCTTGAGGACAATCCGGTTGCCTTTTTTTCCCATCGGCATGCGGCATATTTTGCGGGACTCGGGAACTTTGGTATCAATAATATGCTCCTCACTCCGCAGTACGGGCCGCGTGTCCGGTTCGGGTCGGTTCTCACGGCAGCGCCGCTGCCCCCCGACCCCCTGATAGAGGAGATGCTCTGCACCCGGTGCATGCAGTGTGTGAACGAGTGCCCCGTGCAGGCGCTGAATGAGGAGGATTACCCGGAGGGTCTCACCGAAAAGGCAACCTGTGCCAAATACAGTCAACGCCTTGCACGGGATTACCGGGCGCCCTGCGGTGTCTGTATCAAGGTCTGCCCGGTGGGTGATGACCGGATACACTACCACCGGGAGGACACCGGGATATACCGGGAGAAGGCCGGTACAGAACAATACCGTCAGGCATGGGAGCATGTCCGGCGCTACGGGGTGAAGTGA
- a CDS encoding CxxC-x17-CxxC domain-containing protein yields the protein MNDRNNFRGGSRGYSGGQGRSFGGPREMHKATCADCGKECEVPFKPTEGRPVYCNDCFPKHRKPRY from the coding sequence ATGAACGACAGAAACAACTTCCGGGGCGGTAGCCGCGGATACAGCGGTGGACAGGGACGATCATTCGGCGGTCCCCGCGAAATGCATAAGGCAACCTGCGCAGACTGCGGAAAGGAATGTGAAGTTCCGTTCAAGCCTACTGAGGGTAGACCTGTATACTGCAACGATTGCTTCCCAAAGCACAGAAAACCCAGATACTGA
- a CDS encoding YqhA family protein: MSSADRPIQTGGKEMHPVEKKFEKGLWSIRYIVLLGVIFGALSAIVLFVAGSLEIYNTLSDFFFATNAHVGHEEILIAIIGAIDFYLIALVLLIFTFGIYELFISKIDIAHEEGEFGNILEVENLDDLKNKIVKVIIMVLIVSFFQRILSMEFTTAYDMLAMAISICVICVGVYFLGRH, translated from the coding sequence ATGAGTAGTGCTGACAGACCAATACAGACCGGCGGAAAGGAAATGCACCCGGTTGAAAAGAAATTTGAAAAAGGCCTCTGGAGCATCCGGTATATCGTACTCCTGGGTGTCATCTTCGGGGCACTTTCCGCAATTGTCCTCTTTGTGGCAGGATCCCTTGAGATATACAACACACTTAGTGATTTTTTCTTCGCAACGAACGCCCATGTCGGCCACGAAGAGATTCTCATTGCAATCATCGGTGCGATTGACTTCTACCTCATTGCCCTTGTGCTGCTGATCTTCACCTTCGGGATCTATGAACTCTTCATCTCTAAAATCGATATCGCCCATGAAGAAGGGGAATTCGGGAATATCCTTGAAGTTGAGAACCTTGATGATTTGAAAAACAAGATTGTGAAGGTCATTATTATGGTCCTGATTGTGAGTTTCTTCCAGCGGATCCTCTCAATGGAGTTTACAACCGCGTACGACATGCTCGCAATGGCAATCTCCATCTGCGTTATCTGCGTGGGCGTCTACTTTTTGGGACGTCATTAA
- a CDS encoding 4Fe-4S binding protein — MNLSPLRRILPAGIAGSAVIATPACAAVCPKGIGNCPYPGRCMLFSDADGDRLCDFNLTDSGTTAPDVTVSAGDGGSSVAGTIPDAASSVPADPGLAGSTDFLFMSPLLLWAVLFLVINTGLLWFIHSGRTGLPRELNIGTIALSSLFSLAISGIAVFLMTCDLSLGSTGAVVYMLAGTVLATVVWSRGLMTKKTALALLGLTTAFGFVFAAPIMPVYFYGLAAALTDIRTIAPGMAAIVILILLTFVTGRTFCGHICPVGTIQELASRLPGKKYLIQNRTAPQAIRLVVLAGVITGIFYSVNLPAYTGVEAFFSFALTTGFLVFAAILIASVFVYRPFCRFLCPFGAVFAAGTAVGKTCIARTDACIGCRKCEKVCPTGEAGPHERKPECYLCGRCIDVCPVEGALAFTDPVSRDIRK, encoded by the coding sequence ATGAATCTATCACCTCTCAGAAGAATCCTCCCGGCAGGGATTGCAGGCTCCGCAGTGATAGCCACACCCGCCTGTGCGGCCGTCTGTCCGAAGGGCATTGGTAACTGTCCGTATCCCGGCAGGTGCATGCTGTTTTCTGATGCAGACGGCGACAGGCTCTGTGACTTCAACCTGACGGATTCAGGCACAACAGCACCGGACGTCACCGTATCCGCAGGCGACGGTGGGTCGTCCGTTGCCGGGACGATCCCGGACGCCGCGTCATCGGTCCCGGCCGATCCCGGCCTTGCAGGGAGTACAGACTTCCTGTTTATGAGCCCCCTCCTTCTCTGGGCAGTGCTCTTTCTTGTCATCAACACAGGCCTTCTCTGGTTCATACACTCCGGAAGAACAGGCCTCCCGAGGGAGCTGAATATTGGGACCATCGCCCTTTCATCCCTGTTTTCCCTCGCGATATCCGGTATCGCCGTCTTTCTCATGACATGCGATCTCTCACTCGGTTCAACAGGAGCGGTTGTGTATATGCTCGCCGGAACGGTCCTTGCCACCGTTGTCTGGTCTCGTGGTCTCATGACCAAAAAAACGGCCCTCGCCCTCCTTGGTTTGACAACGGCATTTGGATTTGTCTTTGCCGCACCCATCATGCCGGTATACTTCTACGGCCTTGCGGCGGCTCTCACAGACATCCGGACGATCGCACCGGGGATGGCAGCCATCGTGATCCTCATCCTGCTGACATTTGTCACCGGCAGAACGTTCTGTGGCCACATCTGCCCGGTGGGGACGATACAGGAACTTGCGTCACGCCTTCCGGGGAAGAAATACCTGATACAGAACCGGACCGCCCCACAGGCCATCCGGCTGGTGGTGCTTGCAGGCGTCATCACAGGCATCTTCTATTCCGTGAACCTGCCGGCATACACGGGAGTCGAGGCGTTCTTCTCCTTCGCCCTCACCACCGGGTTCCTCGTCTTTGCAGCGATACTCATCGCGTCAGTGTTTGTCTACCGCCCCTTCTGCCGGTTCCTCTGTCCCTTCGGTGCGGTTTTTGCGGCAGGTACAGCGGTGGGAAAGACCTGCATCGCCCGCACCGACGCCTGCATCGGGTGCAGAAAATGCGAAAAGGTCTGTCCCACCGGGGAAGCGGGTCCACATGAGAGAAAGCCGGAGTGTTATCTCTGCGGACGCTGCATTGATGTCTGCCCGGTTGAAGGGGCCCTTGCCTTCACGGATCCCGTCTCGCGGGATATACGTAAATAA
- a CDS encoding acyl-CoA thioester hydrolase/BAAT C-terminal domain-containing protein, translating into MKRKIPKKPGPRIEIASRNMMIDQKPEIWVRGFVPHNHVVITTETIDETGVHWRGKTPYVMNTQGCLEIAAAESEGEEVEETDPWEIFDAMRPADTPDGPVPLFAWRTAEPIHIEIHVNAQNGDSAQSSLHLCLFDEATTIREDVREGPLQGTLFCPKGDGPHPVVICLGGSDGWFTEARPALLASHGIAAFSVAYFGGDPLPETLSEVPLEFFDRAVDWLNAYPAVDTSRLGIYGYSKGGELALLLASRDPRIRAVAAYSPSSVVWQDPNGGAPKSSWSEGGIPLPFLPMYVSGMKILKIMTGRPVAFRECYAQGMERHPEQTEKARIPVENIAGPVFLVSGTEDGVWPSSEMADTIETTLKDAGKDVTHLKYPGAGHLTTLPGLPAPEVMDTLIFGGSSQNSSRALEDAWQKMVTFFQATL; encoded by the coding sequence ATGAAACGGAAGATACCAAAAAAACCAGGCCCACGCATTGAGATTGCGTCCCGGAACATGATGATTGACCAAAAACCGGAGATCTGGGTGCGGGGGTTTGTTCCGCACAACCACGTGGTCATTACCACAGAGACCATTGATGAAACAGGTGTCCATTGGCGGGGGAAAACACCGTATGTCATGAACACGCAGGGATGCCTGGAGATCGCTGCTGCAGAATCTGAGGGAGAGGAGGTTGAGGAGACGGACCCCTGGGAGATCTTTGATGCAATGCGTCCGGCAGACACCCCGGATGGACCGGTGCCTCTCTTCGCCTGGCGAACAGCAGAACCGATTCACATTGAGATCCACGTCAATGCCCAGAACGGTGATTCTGCCCAAAGCAGCCTGCACCTCTGTCTCTTTGATGAAGCGACGACGATACGCGAAGACGTCCGTGAAGGCCCACTGCAGGGCACCCTCTTCTGCCCGAAAGGAGACGGGCCCCACCCGGTTGTGATCTGCCTCGGGGGCTCAGACGGCTGGTTCACCGAAGCCCGCCCGGCACTCCTCGCCTCTCACGGCATCGCCGCCTTCTCGGTCGCCTACTTCGGGGGCGACCCCCTCCCCGAAACGCTCTCTGAAGTGCCGCTCGAATTCTTTGACCGGGCGGTCGACTGGCTCAACGCCTACCCTGCAGTGGACACCAGCCGGCTGGGCATCTACGGCTACTCGAAAGGAGGGGAACTGGCCCTCCTCCTTGCCTCACGGGACCCGCGGATACGGGCGGTGGCCGCATATTCCCCGTCATCGGTCGTCTGGCAGGACCCGAACGGAGGGGCGCCGAAGAGCTCCTGGAGCGAGGGTGGAATCCCACTCCCCTTCCTGCCAATGTACGTCTCGGGGATGAAGATCCTGAAGATCATGACCGGCCGGCCGGTGGCATTCCGGGAGTGCTATGCACAGGGGATGGAAAGACACCCCGAACAGACAGAAAAAGCACGCATTCCGGTTGAAAATATAGCAGGACCGGTCTTCCTCGTCTCCGGGACCGAAGACGGCGTCTGGCCGTCATCGGAAATGGCAGACACCATCGAAACCACCCTGAAGGATGCGGGGAAAGACGTGACCCACCTGAAGTATCCCGGGGCAGGGCACCTCACCACCCTCCCCGGACTCCCGGCACCTGAGGTTATGGACACACTAATCTTCGGGGGGTCATCACAGAACTCCTCCCGTGCACTGGAAGATGCCTGGCAGAAGATGGTGACATTCTTTCAGGCAACCCTCTGA
- a CDS encoding flavodoxin family protein, which translates to MKLLAFNGSPRKGWNTATLLEHACEGAESVGADARLIHLADLNYSGCTSCFACKRLGGNSYGRCSIDDDLTPLLAEVEEADAVILGSPIYLGTETGLMRNFMERLIFPYLTYSRGANLFPKDIKSGFVYTMNMKEEQLADTGMQSRVELNECYMRAVFGHAESLLSCDTYQFSDYSLYESDIFDAAAKKQRYDEVFPQDCEAAFQMGVRLAQERIKREPPMPVL; encoded by the coding sequence ATGAAACTGCTGGCATTCAACGGGAGCCCACGGAAAGGGTGGAATACGGCAACGCTCTTAGAACATGCCTGTGAGGGGGCAGAGTCTGTCGGGGCGGACGCCCGGCTTATCCATCTTGCCGATCTCAACTACTCCGGATGTACAAGCTGTTTTGCCTGTAAACGGCTGGGAGGAAACAGTTATGGGCGGTGCAGCATCGATGACGACCTGACACCGCTTCTTGCGGAGGTGGAGGAGGCGGATGCCGTCATTCTTGGTTCTCCGATCTATTTAGGGACGGAAACCGGCCTGATGCGGAACTTCATGGAACGTCTGATCTTCCCCTATCTCACCTACAGCAGGGGGGCGAACCTCTTCCCAAAGGATATCAAATCCGGGTTTGTTTATACGATGAACATGAAGGAGGAGCAGCTCGCGGACACCGGCATGCAGAGCAGAGTCGAGCTGAACGAATGCTATATGCGGGCGGTATTTGGCCACGCAGAGTCGCTTCTTTCCTGTGACACCTACCAGTTCAGTGACTACTCCCTGTACGAGAGCGACATCTTTGATGCTGCAGCGAAGAAACAGCGGTATGATGAGGTCTTCCCGCAGGATTGTGAGGCGGCGTTTCAGATGGGTGTGCGGCTGGCGCAGGAGAGAATAAAGAGGGAGCCCCCCATGCCTGTCCTCTGA